A section of the Mycobacterium sp. 3519A genome encodes:
- a CDS encoding LysE family translocator, which yields MTPEFLLTTLIVVATPGAGVLYTVAAGLSRGWRASLVAAFACTLGIVPHMIAAVTGLAAIMHASAMAFSIIKLLGVAYLLYLAWKTFRDKSVFQVQDGPATVSPWRVIVSGVLVNTLNPKLTIFFFAFLPQFVAPDRPGAVALMVYLSAIFMAVTLVVFSVYGVFAAAVRREVISRPRVVAWMRRSFAATYVILAGRLAASTR from the coding sequence ATGACGCCGGAGTTCCTGCTGACCACGCTGATCGTGGTCGCGACGCCGGGGGCAGGCGTGCTGTACACCGTCGCGGCCGGGCTGTCCCGTGGTTGGCGAGCCAGTCTGGTGGCGGCGTTCGCATGCACCCTTGGCATCGTGCCGCACATGATCGCCGCGGTGACTGGGTTGGCGGCCATCATGCACGCCAGTGCGATGGCATTCTCGATCATCAAGTTGCTGGGCGTCGCCTACCTTCTTTACTTGGCGTGGAAGACATTTCGCGATAAGTCGGTGTTCCAGGTCCAGGACGGCCCCGCGACGGTGTCGCCGTGGCGGGTGATCGTGTCCGGTGTTCTGGTCAACACGCTGAACCCGAAGTTGACCATCTTCTTCTTCGCGTTCCTGCCGCAGTTCGTCGCGCCCGACCGGCCGGGGGCAGTGGCGCTGATGGTGTACCTCAGCGCGATCTTCATGGCGGTGACGCTGGTGGTGTTCAGCGTCTACGGCGTATTCGCCGCGGCCGTCCGGCGCGAGGTGATCTCGCGGCCGCGGGTGGTCGCCTGGATGCGGCGCAGCTTCGCGGCCACCTACGTCATCCTGGCGGGCAGGCTGGCGGCGTCGACCCGCTGA
- a CDS encoding acyltransferase, giving the protein MTLFGSPAEVEASTPATRDRAIDVIRIASLLGVVVGHTIMATSTLRDGVFIWSNLLTASPMFQALTWIFQIMPLFFFAGVAASVDSWKPETSWGNWLMRRCTRLYRPVFYYLAFWGVALLLLRTVLPEHVYEPVAGISIQLLWFLGAYVLVLATVPLLARVTSTGRLVAAVAGTYAVIAVVDAVRINVDRLTALGYLNMVVWLIPGMFGIAYRRRLLSGPTALALGAVMLAVNVALLVLGPYELSLVGIDSQHLKNMTPPSLLLAGHAIMMCAFVIGAAPAIGRWARRPRVWWLTAIANSGAMTLYLWHIPPLLAMHVVFDYLGHPRFDPSAPGFVALSVLQLVLMAALVALLFVALRPLENRPLPLWDGGHVARPGRRSAAVGASLCLAGAATLASVGWGLKDQGLYCVAVMLVALVAARALAGEGQRVDAASLPARMT; this is encoded by the coding sequence ATGACGCTGTTCGGAAGCCCGGCCGAGGTCGAGGCGAGCACCCCCGCGACGCGTGACCGGGCCATCGACGTCATCCGCATCGCCTCGCTTCTCGGCGTCGTGGTCGGCCACACCATCATGGCCACCAGCACGCTGCGCGACGGGGTGTTCATCTGGAGCAACCTGCTGACCGCGTCGCCGATGTTCCAGGCGCTGACGTGGATCTTCCAGATCATGCCGCTGTTCTTCTTCGCAGGCGTCGCGGCGTCTGTCGACTCGTGGAAACCGGAAACCAGTTGGGGCAACTGGCTGATGCGGCGCTGCACTCGCCTCTACCGGCCGGTGTTCTACTACCTGGCGTTCTGGGGCGTCGCGCTTTTACTGCTCAGGACGGTGCTGCCCGAGCACGTGTACGAACCGGTCGCCGGGATCTCGATCCAGTTGCTGTGGTTTCTCGGCGCCTACGTTCTGGTGCTCGCGACGGTCCCGCTGCTGGCCCGCGTCACCAGCACCGGTCGGTTGGTCGCGGCGGTGGCGGGCACCTACGCGGTCATCGCGGTCGTCGACGCGGTTCGGATCAACGTCGACAGGCTGACCGCTCTCGGCTATCTGAACATGGTGGTCTGGTTGATACCCGGCATGTTCGGCATCGCCTACCGTCGCCGCCTGCTCAGCGGACCCACCGCGTTGGCGTTGGGTGCGGTGATGCTCGCGGTCAACGTGGCGCTGCTGGTGCTCGGCCCCTACGAGCTGAGCCTGGTCGGCATCGATAGCCAGCACCTGAAGAACATGACACCGCCGTCGCTGCTGCTGGCCGGGCACGCAATCATGATGTGCGCGTTCGTGATTGGCGCCGCACCCGCGATCGGCCGGTGGGCGCGGCGGCCGCGGGTGTGGTGGCTGACAGCGATCGCCAACTCCGGCGCGATGACGCTGTATCTCTGGCACATCCCGCCACTGCTGGCCATGCACGTGGTGTTCGACTACCTCGGCCATCCGCGGTTCGACCCGTCGGCGCCCGGCTTCGTCGCGCTGTCGGTGCTGCAACTGGTGTTGATGGCCGCGCTGGTGGCCCTGTTGTTCGTGGCGTTGCGGCCGTTGGAGAACCGGCCGCTGCCGCTGTGGGACGGCGGACATGTCGCGCGGCCGGGTCGGCGCAGCGCGGCGGTCGGCGCATCGCTGTGCCTCGCCGGGGCGGCGACGCTGGCCTCGGTCGGCTGGGGCCTCAAGGATCAGGGCCTCTACTGCGTGGCCGTGATGCTGGTCGCGCTGGTCGCCGCGCGGGCGCTGGCAGGTGAAGGTCAGCGGGTCGACGCCGCCAGCCTGCCCGCCAGGATGACGTAG
- a CDS encoding carboxymuconolactone decarboxylase family protein, whose product MTTNDAQYAAPRLAEHTQRLDWMKLAPDVFKAMARLDTATGHGVEARELNLVKIRSSQINHCAYCIDMHTKDALAAGESVERIVQLDGWRESRHFYTAREIAAVELTEAITLLSRAGVPDELYARAANEFSETELVYLIGAITMINAWNRFAVSTRMVPGHYASARAS is encoded by the coding sequence ATGACCACCAACGATGCGCAGTACGCCGCTCCCCGTCTTGCCGAACACACCCAACGTCTGGATTGGATGAAACTCGCCCCCGATGTATTCAAAGCCATGGCCCGCCTCGACACCGCGACCGGGCATGGTGTGGAGGCTCGGGAGCTCAATCTGGTGAAGATCCGCTCGTCACAGATCAACCACTGCGCCTATTGCATCGATATGCACACCAAAGACGCGCTGGCGGCCGGCGAGTCGGTAGAGCGGATCGTCCAACTCGACGGCTGGCGGGAGTCGAGGCACTTCTATACGGCGCGAGAGATCGCGGCTGTCGAGCTGACGGAGGCAATCACCCTACTCAGCCGTGCCGGCGTTCCCGACGAGCTGTATGCCAGGGCCGCAAACGAATTCAGCGAGACAGAGTTGGTCTACCTGATCGGGGCGATCACGATGATCAACGCATGGAATCGATTCGCCGTCTCTACCAGGATGGTTCCGGGGCACTACGCGTCCGCTAGGGCGAGCTAG
- a CDS encoding PLP-dependent aminotransferase family protein: MVKASSATSTDLHLDLGGAGLRAGLMNALRDAIRTERLGPGTKLPSSRALAVDLGIARNTVAECYAELIAEGWLVAQQGSGTRVARRARPLSSARAPARISLPPFRPATGLMPGAPDLAEFPRTQWLAAARRALMAAPNDALSYGDPRGQPALRAILSEYLARSRGVYAEPERIVICAGFHQGLVLIAQALKARRARSVAVESYGLDTYRRLLQSAGLHTPALYVDERGARIDALTDLKDVGAVLLTPAHQYPTGVALDPDRRAAAVDWARTVGGLLLEDDYDGEFRYDRQPVGALQGLDPERVVYFGSASKSLAPGLRLAWMVVPEELVAEVVVAKGNADWSSALEQLTLADFIASGAYDRHVRLMRLHYRRRRDQLVAAVTNRSRRVRVTGMAAGLQAIVDLPAGTEKQVVAAAEIRGLGISGLSQFRCEKAGPGWDFPDRDALVVGFGGPSDSAWPSALGALCSVLP; this comes from the coding sequence ATGGTGAAGGCGTCGTCGGCGACGAGCACCGACCTTCATCTCGACCTCGGCGGCGCAGGGTTGCGTGCAGGCCTGATGAATGCCCTCCGTGACGCCATCCGTACCGAGCGTCTGGGGCCTGGCACGAAGCTCCCGTCGTCGCGGGCACTGGCGGTTGATCTCGGCATCGCGCGGAACACCGTCGCAGAGTGCTACGCGGAGTTGATCGCCGAGGGTTGGCTCGTGGCGCAGCAGGGCTCGGGCACCCGAGTCGCCCGACGTGCGCGCCCGCTCAGCAGCGCGCGCGCACCTGCCCGGATATCGTTGCCACCGTTTCGGCCGGCGACCGGGCTGATGCCCGGAGCGCCCGACCTTGCTGAGTTTCCGCGTACGCAATGGCTGGCCGCGGCTCGACGCGCATTGATGGCCGCGCCGAATGATGCTCTGTCCTACGGCGATCCACGCGGCCAACCGGCGCTGCGGGCCATCCTCAGTGAGTATCTTGCCCGGTCGCGCGGGGTGTACGCGGAGCCGGAGCGGATCGTGATCTGCGCTGGCTTTCACCAAGGCCTCGTGCTCATCGCGCAGGCGCTCAAGGCGCGCAGGGCAAGGAGTGTTGCCGTCGAGTCCTATGGTCTCGATACGTATCGCCGTCTACTGCAGAGTGCCGGACTCCACACGCCGGCGCTCTATGTCGACGAGCGCGGGGCGCGCATTGACGCTCTGACTGACTTGAAGGACGTCGGCGCGGTCCTGCTGACACCGGCGCATCAGTACCCGACCGGAGTGGCACTGGATCCCGACAGGCGTGCCGCAGCCGTCGACTGGGCGCGCACTGTGGGTGGTCTGCTCCTCGAGGATGATTACGACGGCGAGTTCAGGTATGACCGTCAGCCGGTCGGCGCCCTGCAGGGGCTCGACCCTGAACGCGTCGTGTACTTTGGCTCTGCGAGCAAGTCATTGGCGCCGGGTCTGCGGCTCGCTTGGATGGTGGTGCCCGAAGAACTGGTCGCTGAAGTTGTTGTGGCCAAGGGCAATGCTGACTGGTCGAGTGCACTGGAGCAGTTGACACTCGCCGACTTCATCGCCTCAGGCGCGTATGACCGGCATGTGCGTCTGATGCGTTTGCACTATCGCCGCCGCCGCGACCAGTTGGTCGCCGCGGTGACCAACCGGTCACGCAGAGTTCGCGTCACGGGGATGGCCGCAGGACTTCAGGCAATTGTGGATCTCCCTGCGGGAACTGAGAAACAAGTTGTCGCAGCGGCGGAAATCCGGGGTTTGGGAATCAGCGGGTTGTCACAGTTTCGATGCGAGAAGGCAGGCCCCGGGTGGGATTTTCCCGACCGTGACGCGTTGGTGGTCGGATTCGGGGGTCCATCGGACAGCGCTTGGCCGAGCGCATTGGGGGCGCTGTGCTCGGTATTGCCTTGA
- a CDS encoding MFS transporter — MRTLPTSCHVPAIPAGLALTGAAFSFTGVYLASGVLMPLLVLYQERWRLSAAQLTLAFAVFAIGFLAAVVTVGSLSDHVGRRPVLVGALIIQLTSNVLFFGASDVQWVIVARIVQGIATGTATAAFTASLVEHAPPNRKRLGSILASVSLTGGLAAGSLLAGTAIQLTTAPNAIVFITLIVITALSVVVVALSPETATRAPGALRSLIPRVAVPPPALTEFAAAVPVITAIWMLSGLAGGLAPSMVRSVFDLDSGLLNGLCGFLAPAASALATLLFARLEDRRLMMVGIYASIAGATGIACGAMLGILVVMFVGQGVAGAGFGASFAASLRLVLPLAATHQRAAVAAAIYLVSYIAFGVPVVVAGRMTACIGVVPTVICYSAASALLALASLRAQSRLARRATALN, encoded by the coding sequence GTGCGTACCCTGCCGACGAGCTGCCATGTCCCTGCCATCCCCGCCGGATTGGCTCTGACGGGCGCAGCCTTCAGTTTTACCGGTGTGTATCTCGCATCGGGCGTCCTGATGCCGCTGTTGGTTCTCTACCAAGAGCGATGGCGCCTCTCCGCAGCACAGCTCACCCTGGCGTTCGCGGTATTCGCCATCGGCTTTCTCGCGGCCGTCGTCACCGTGGGGTCTTTGTCGGATCACGTAGGTAGGCGCCCAGTCCTGGTCGGTGCGTTGATCATTCAACTGACGTCGAATGTGCTGTTCTTCGGCGCATCCGATGTGCAATGGGTGATCGTGGCCCGCATCGTCCAGGGAATCGCTACCGGCACGGCGACCGCAGCGTTCACTGCATCGCTCGTAGAGCACGCCCCACCGAACCGGAAGAGGCTCGGCTCCATACTCGCTAGCGTCAGCCTCACGGGTGGTCTCGCGGCCGGCTCTCTGCTTGCAGGCACCGCTATTCAACTGACGACCGCCCCGAACGCCATCGTCTTCATCACCCTGATTGTCATCACGGCGCTCAGCGTCGTCGTCGTCGCCCTGTCACCGGAGACTGCCACCCGCGCACCCGGTGCGCTTCGTTCGCTGATCCCTCGCGTAGCCGTACCGCCCCCTGCACTAACGGAATTCGCGGCAGCTGTGCCGGTGATCACGGCGATCTGGATGCTGTCGGGTCTCGCGGGCGGCCTCGCACCCAGCATGGTTCGCAGTGTCTTTGATCTCGACAGCGGACTTCTCAACGGCCTGTGCGGATTCCTCGCGCCTGCCGCCTCAGCCCTGGCCACACTGCTCTTCGCCCGACTCGAAGACCGTCGACTGATGATGGTGGGCATCTATGCATCGATCGCAGGAGCAACCGGCATCGCCTGCGGCGCGATGCTAGGAATTTTGGTCGTGATGTTCGTCGGACAGGGGGTCGCAGGTGCGGGCTTCGGCGCATCCTTCGCGGCGTCTCTGCGGCTTGTGTTGCCGCTTGCGGCCACACATCAGCGCGCGGCGGTCGCCGCCGCGATCTATCTCGTCTCCTACATTGCGTTCGGGGTCCCAGTCGTTGTCGCGGGCAGAATGACCGCCTGCATCGGCGTCGTACCCACCGTCATCTGCTACAGCGCGGCCAGTGCCCTTTTGGCACTGGCCAGCCTGCGGGCACAGTCCCGGCTGGCTCGCAGGGCAACCGCCTTGAACTGA
- a CDS encoding DUF1214 domain-containing protein, producing MTHESTAAWHELLETLGSLDRSFLEGDRAVSDDRHIADGYRMLATTLGVAFDTYLFAEPSRPMFVELNTPFRRDRRWGGDNTDAYYYMCPVDPKRRYRISGNRGDSVYFSVTAYNEPAPGTWSDRIVALVRDDDLDFDGDGNFSFELAPTPDAAVLLTRDYQADPMTGRPVRWRIEALDEPEPIRHGDAETAAALRASAAWLRTMFAIVPLAVGVRVDDTHALGHEISQVANQFADPYQVPDANFGWSARDACYAYGSFVLDDDEALVITHRPPQCRFWNLVVWNQFMATHNVNDARSSVNGHSVVPNSDGSVTIVVSHGLTAHPNSLTTLDYPRGNLAFRWFLADEVPARPEVQLVKASEAPTTTS from the coding sequence GTGACCCACGAATCGACCGCCGCGTGGCATGAGCTGCTGGAAACGCTTGGCAGTCTTGACCGTTCATTCCTCGAAGGTGACCGCGCGGTCAGCGACGACCGGCACATCGCCGACGGCTACCGGATGCTCGCCACCACGCTGGGCGTGGCCTTCGACACCTACCTGTTCGCAGAGCCAAGTCGGCCGATGTTCGTCGAACTCAATACGCCGTTCCGGCGCGACCGCCGGTGGGGCGGGGACAACACGGACGCCTATTACTACATGTGCCCCGTCGACCCGAAGCGCCGCTACCGCATCAGCGGTAACCGTGGCGACAGCGTGTACTTCTCGGTGACGGCGTACAACGAACCCGCGCCCGGCACCTGGTCCGACCGGATCGTTGCGCTCGTGCGCGACGACGACCTCGATTTCGACGGCGACGGCAACTTCTCGTTCGAGTTGGCGCCGACACCCGACGCCGCGGTGCTGTTGACCCGCGACTACCAGGCCGATCCGATGACGGGACGCCCTGTCCGTTGGCGCATCGAGGCACTCGACGAGCCCGAACCGATTCGGCACGGCGACGCCGAGACGGCCGCCGCACTGCGGGCCAGCGCCGCGTGGCTGCGGACGATGTTCGCGATCGTGCCGCTCGCCGTCGGGGTGCGCGTCGACGACACGCACGCACTCGGGCACGAGATATCGCAAGTGGCAAACCAATTCGCCGATCCGTACCAGGTGCCCGATGCCAACTTCGGCTGGTCCGCGCGCGACGCGTGTTACGCGTACGGCAGTTTCGTGCTCGACGACGACGAAGCGCTCGTCATCACCCATCGGCCGCCGCAGTGCCGGTTCTGGAATCTGGTGGTGTGGAACCAGTTCATGGCCACCCACAACGTCAACGATGCGCGCAGCTCGGTCAACGGCCACAGCGTCGTGCCCAATTCGGACGGTTCGGTGACGATCGTGGTCTCTCACGGGCTGACGGCGCACCCGAATTCGCTGACCACACTGGACTATCCGCGCGGCAACCTCGCGTTCCGCTGGTTCCTGGCCGACGAGGTGCCCGCCAGGCCCGAGGTGCAGTTGGTCAAGGCGTCCGAAGCGCCGACCACGACGAGCTAG
- a CDS encoding TetR/AcrR family transcriptional regulator: protein MTVEIGRPRDARIDGAVLRATVDLLGETGYAALSVDAIARRAHTSKPAIYRRWPSKAHLVHEAVFPIDSGTDLPDTGSLVGDVREMVRRTAAVLTTPAARAALPGLVGEMAAEETLHAALLARFSGILSQGLTERLEKALARNEIRPDVTAADLTEALAGITFLALLTRGAALDDDWVERTATLILRGISA, encoded by the coding sequence ATGACGGTAGAGATCGGCAGACCCCGCGACGCACGTATCGACGGTGCGGTGCTGCGCGCGACGGTCGACCTGCTCGGTGAGACCGGGTACGCCGCGCTCTCGGTCGACGCGATCGCGCGCCGGGCGCACACCAGCAAGCCCGCGATCTACCGGCGCTGGCCGAGCAAGGCGCACCTGGTGCACGAGGCGGTCTTTCCGATCGACAGCGGGACGGACCTGCCCGACACCGGTTCGCTGGTCGGCGACGTTCGTGAAATGGTGCGCCGCACGGCGGCGGTGCTGACCACGCCGGCGGCACGCGCGGCGTTGCCTGGCCTTGTCGGCGAGATGGCCGCCGAGGAGACCCTGCACGCGGCCCTGCTGGCGCGGTTCAGCGGGATCCTGTCGCAGGGACTGACCGAACGCCTGGAAAAAGCGCTGGCGCGCAACGAGATTCGTCCCGACGTCACGGCGGCGGATCTGACCGAGGCCCTGGCGGGCATCACGTTCCTTGCGCTGCTCACTCGCGGCGCAGCACTCGACGATGACTGGGTCGAGCGCACCGCCACCTTGATACTGAGAGGAATTAGTGCGTGA
- a CDS encoding sulfotransferase yields the protein MMTMLAADCPLEADALHARAIADTGLDDFGSDDYRERLDVYLAALHDIDDMHAPGIVNFFGQLSQWLKNRLLLTDLLKRHPEIHDIDLLPPVVIAGLPRTGTTHLHNLLATASTFRTLPYWESFEPFPLPAEAGVEPDPRVARMDVAVSVMNTLMPHFALMHEMTTEHVHEEIQLLANDFSTMFMETLAYVPRWESYYLSHDQTSTYEYLATQLRALQFLRGGRRWLLKSPQHLEQLPVLDKVFPGVAVVCTHRDPIPVAISMVAMLVYSARMHRSPVPVEQIAAAWIDRLAAMLDALVRDRDVVAPERSIDVTFDDFMADELGVAERVFGLVGEPMTGETRAAIANYLAGHQRGRLGTVATSCEMFGLDQNQMRERFAPYVSRFLN from the coding sequence ATGATGACCATGTTGGCGGCAGACTGTCCGCTCGAGGCGGACGCGTTGCACGCCAGGGCGATCGCCGACACGGGTCTCGACGATTTCGGATCCGACGACTACCGCGAACGCCTCGACGTCTACCTGGCGGCGCTGCATGACATCGACGACATGCACGCGCCGGGCATCGTCAACTTCTTCGGCCAGCTGTCGCAATGGCTGAAGAACCGGCTACTGCTGACCGATTTGTTGAAGCGGCATCCCGAGATTCACGACATCGACCTGCTGCCGCCGGTGGTGATTGCAGGCCTGCCGCGCACCGGCACCACGCATCTGCACAACCTGCTCGCAACGGCGTCCACATTTCGGACGTTGCCCTACTGGGAGAGTTTCGAACCGTTCCCGCTGCCCGCGGAGGCCGGCGTCGAACCGGATCCGCGGGTTGCGCGGATGGACGTGGCGGTGAGCGTGATGAACACGCTGATGCCGCATTTCGCGCTCATGCACGAGATGACCACCGAACACGTGCACGAGGAAATCCAGTTGCTGGCCAACGACTTCTCCACGATGTTCATGGAGACCCTGGCGTACGTCCCGCGGTGGGAGTCCTACTACCTCAGCCATGACCAGACGTCGACGTACGAGTATCTGGCGACTCAACTGCGGGCGCTGCAATTCCTGCGTGGGGGCAGGCGCTGGCTGCTCAAGTCGCCCCAGCACCTCGAACAGCTTCCGGTGCTGGACAAGGTGTTCCCGGGTGTCGCGGTGGTGTGCACACACCGCGATCCGATCCCGGTGGCCATCTCGATGGTCGCGATGCTCGTCTACTCCGCGCGGATGCACCGGTCACCGGTCCCGGTCGAGCAGATCGCCGCGGCCTGGATCGACCGGCTTGCCGCGATGCTCGACGCGCTCGTCCGCGATCGCGACGTCGTCGCCCCGGAACGCTCGATCGACGTGACCTTCGACGATTTCATGGCCGACGAACTCGGTGTCGCCGAACGTGTTTTCGGACTCGTCGGGGAACCGATGACCGGCGAGACTCGCGCGGCGATCGCGAATTACCTGGCGGGCCACCAGCGCGGCAGGCTCGGCACGGTGGCGACGTCGTGTGAGATGTTCGGGCTGGACCAGAACCAGATGCGTGAGCGTTTCGCTCCCTACGTCAGCCGATTCCTGAACTGA
- a CDS encoding MFS transporter, producing the protein MVGTTLPTPMYALYGEHMHFAVLTTTVIYASYAGGVLFALLVFGRWSDAIGRRPVLLAGVVAALASAAVFLAADSVSLLLVGRVLSGLSAGIFTGTATAAVIEAAPESWRTKAAAVATVANMGGLGVGPLLAGLLVEYAPAPLKLSFVVHIVLAVLAGVAVFVVPETSARTGSIGVQRLSVPPEVRAVFVVASLAAFAGFAVTGLFAAVAPSFLSGVVGIDNHAVAGLIASTIFFASAVAQLAARNLDPNRAVAIGCAILVAGMVVLAVALEVSSLAGLIAAAVVTGIGQGISFSRGLAAVAELTPADRRAEVSSTYFVVAYVAISLPVVGEGVAARHWGLQTAGVTFAIAVAILSAICLVGILILEARQSREVVSSGIG; encoded by the coding sequence ATGGTCGGCACCACGTTGCCGACGCCGATGTATGCGCTGTACGGCGAGCACATGCACTTTGCGGTGTTGACCACCACGGTGATCTACGCGTCGTACGCGGGCGGCGTGCTGTTCGCCCTGCTGGTGTTCGGACGCTGGTCCGATGCGATCGGCAGACGGCCCGTGCTGCTGGCGGGTGTGGTGGCGGCGCTGGCGAGCGCCGCGGTCTTCCTCGCCGCCGACTCGGTGTCGCTGCTGCTCGTCGGGCGTGTGTTGTCCGGCCTGTCGGCCGGCATCTTCACCGGTACCGCCACCGCGGCCGTCATCGAGGCCGCACCCGAGTCGTGGCGCACCAAGGCCGCGGCGGTGGCGACGGTCGCCAACATGGGCGGCCTCGGCGTGGGGCCGTTGTTGGCGGGCCTGCTGGTGGAGTACGCGCCTGCGCCGCTGAAGCTCAGCTTCGTCGTGCACATTGTGCTGGCGGTGTTGGCGGGCGTAGCGGTGTTCGTCGTCCCGGAAACATCTGCGCGCACGGGCAGCATCGGTGTGCAGCGGTTGTCGGTGCCTCCCGAGGTGCGCGCGGTTTTCGTGGTCGCCTCGCTTGCCGCATTCGCCGGCTTCGCGGTGACCGGGCTGTTCGCCGCGGTGGCTCCGTCGTTCCTCTCCGGGGTCGTCGGCATCGACAACCACGCGGTGGCCGGGCTGATCGCCAGCACCATCTTCTTCGCGTCCGCGGTGGCCCAGCTCGCCGCGCGCAACCTCGATCCGAACCGCGCCGTCGCGATCGGTTGCGCGATCCTGGTGGCGGGCATGGTGGTTCTCGCCGTGGCGCTGGAGGTTTCGTCACTGGCCGGACTGATCGCGGCCGCGGTGGTGACGGGTATCGGGCAGGGCATCAGCTTCAGCCGCGGCCTGGCGGCGGTCGCCGAACTCACACCCGCCGACCGTCGGGCCGAGGTCAGTTCGACGTACTTCGTCGTCGCGTACGTCGCGATCTCACTGCCGGTGGTCGGTGAAGGCGTCGCGGCGCGGCACTGGGGCTTGCAGACTGCCGGTGTGACTTTCGCGATCGCCGTCGCGATCCTGTCGGCCATCTGCCTGGTGGGCATCCTGATACTCGAGGCGCGGCAGTCGCGTGAGGTCGTCAGTTCAGGAATCGGCTGA
- a CDS encoding cation acetate symporter, giving the protein MTVDILAAEAVGNPVANIGIFALFVAITLFIVIRASKKNTTAAEFFTAGRAFTGPQNGIAISGDYLSAASFLGIAGAIAVYGYDGFLYSIGFLVAWLVALLLVAELLRNSGKFTMADVLSFRLRQRPVRIAAATTTLAVCLFYLLAQMAGAGGLVALLLNVTGDLGQALVIAVVGLLMIVYVLIGGMKGTTWVQIIKAVLLIGGAALMTVIVLGKFGLNFSDILGAAQNAVSSSANEAVAKRDVLAPGAQYGTSLTSQINFISLALALVLGTAGLPHVLMRFYTVPTAKEARRSVVWAIVLIGAFYLFTLALGYGAAALVGPDEILAAPGAQNSAAPLLAFELGGVILLGVISAVAFATILAVVAGLTITAATSFAHDIYASVMKSHQVTEDEQVRVSRITVVVLGILAIGLGILAAEQNIAFLVALAFAVAAAANLPTILYSLYWPRFNTRGALWSMYGGLISTIVLIVFSPAVSGAKTAMLPNVDFAWFPLANPGIVSIPLAFLLGIVGTLSSPERGDPAVNAEFEVRSLTGIGAEKAVSH; this is encoded by the coding sequence GTGACCGTCGACATCCTTGCCGCCGAGGCCGTCGGCAACCCTGTCGCCAACATCGGCATCTTCGCGCTGTTCGTCGCGATCACCCTGTTCATCGTGATCCGGGCCAGCAAGAAGAACACCACCGCCGCCGAATTCTTCACTGCGGGACGCGCCTTCACCGGCCCGCAGAACGGCATCGCGATATCGGGCGACTATCTGTCTGCGGCCAGCTTCCTCGGCATCGCAGGCGCCATCGCGGTTTACGGTTACGACGGCTTCCTGTATTCCATCGGGTTCCTGGTCGCGTGGCTGGTCGCCCTGCTGCTGGTGGCCGAATTGCTCAGGAACTCAGGCAAATTCACCATGGCCGATGTGCTGAGCTTCCGGCTCAGGCAACGGCCGGTACGCATCGCCGCGGCCACCACCACCCTGGCCGTGTGCCTGTTCTACCTGCTCGCCCAGATGGCGGGCGCGGGCGGCCTGGTCGCGCTGCTGCTCAACGTCACCGGCGATCTGGGCCAGGCGCTGGTGATCGCCGTCGTCGGCTTGTTGATGATCGTCTACGTCCTGATCGGCGGGATGAAGGGCACCACCTGGGTGCAGATCATCAAGGCCGTGCTGCTGATCGGCGGCGCCGCGCTGATGACCGTCATCGTGCTCGGCAAGTTCGGGTTGAACTTCTCCGACATCCTCGGCGCCGCACAGAACGCGGTGTCCAGTTCGGCCAACGAGGCAGTCGCCAAGCGCGACGTGCTGGCGCCCGGTGCCCAGTACGGCACGTCGCTGACGTCGCAGATCAACTTCATCTCGCTGGCGCTGGCCCTGGTGCTCGGCACCGCGGGCCTGCCGCACGTGCTGATGCGCTTCTACACGGTGCCGACGGCCAAAGAGGCCCGCCGCTCGGTGGTCTGGGCGATCGTGTTGATCGGCGCGTTCTATCTGTTCACGCTGGCACTGGGTTACGGCGCCGCCGCGCTGGTCGGCCCTGACGAGATCCTGGCGGCGCCTGGCGCGCAGAACTCGGCCGCGCCGTTGCTCGCCTTCGAACTCGGTGGCGTGATCCTGCTCGGCGTGATCTCCGCGGTCGCGTTCGCGACCATCCTCGCGGTGGTAGCCGGCCTGACCATCACGGCCGCAACCTCATTCGCACACGACATCTACGCCAGCGTGATGAAGAGCCATCAGGTGACCGAGGACGAACAGGTGCGGGTCTCCCGCATCACGGTCGTCGTGCTCGGCATTCTCGCGATCGGCCTCGGCATCCTGGCCGCCGAACAGAACATCGCCTTCCTGGTCGCACTGGCGTTCGCGGTCGCGGCGGCGGCCAACCTGCCGACGATCCTGTACTCGCTGTACTGGCCGCGGTTCAACACCCGCGGCGCACTGTGGAGCATGTACGGCGGCCTGATCTCCACGATCGTGCTGATCGTCTTCTCCCCCGCGGTCTCCGGCGCCAAGACCGCGATGCTGCCGAACGTCGACTTCGCCTGGTTCCCGCTGGCCAATCCGGGCATCGTGTCGATTCCGCTGGCGTTTTTGCTCGGCATCGTCGGCACCCTGAGCTCACCCGAGCGCGGCGATCCGGCGGTCAACGCCGAATTCGAGGTGCGCTCGCTAACCGGGATCGGCGCGGAGAAGGCCGTCAGCCACTAA